A DNA window from Camelina sativa cultivar DH55 chromosome 17, Cs, whole genome shotgun sequence contains the following coding sequences:
- the LOC104759154 gene encoding eukaryotic translation initiation factor 3 subunit H-like isoform X3 — MELYRGGNFNGEKLRENNFSWMGIFEEIPIMVSNSALFSAFMAELETDTPVSQGDYDRLHSSTAPSLRTIWHFRLNAWMIYLCNNKSIRYYYRNLSRLQAQQQVWLHKRR, encoded by the exons ATGGAGTTGTACCGAGGTGGAAACTTTAATGGCGAAAA GTTGAGAGAGAATAATTTTTCCTGGATGGGTATTTTTGAAGAAATACCT aTCATGGTTTCAAACTCTGCCCTTTTCAGTGCCTTCATGGCCGAACTGGAGACTGATACACCTGTCTCACAG gGCGATTATGATCGTCTACACTCATCAACCGCTCCTTCCTTGAGAACAATATGGCATTTTAGATTAAATGCATGGATGATTTATCTATGCAACAACAAAAG TATCCGATACTACTACCGGAACCTGTCTCGTCTGCAAGCGCAACAGCAAGTCTGGCTCCATAAGAGAAG GTGA
- the LOC104759154 gene encoding eukaryotic translation initiation factor 3 subunit H-like isoform X2 yields the protein MELYRGGNFNGEKLRENNFSWMGIFEEIPIMVSNSALFSAFMAELETDTPVSQGDYDRLHSSTAPSLRTIWHFRLNAWMIYLCNNKSIRYYYRNLSRLQAQQQVWLHKRRTENMALMSTN from the exons ATGGAGTTGTACCGAGGTGGAAACTTTAATGGCGAAAA GTTGAGAGAGAATAATTTTTCCTGGATGGGTATTTTTGAAGAAATACCT aTCATGGTTTCAAACTCTGCCCTTTTCAGTGCCTTCATGGCCGAACTGGAGACTGATACACCTGTCTCACAG gGCGATTATGATCGTCTACACTCATCAACCGCTCCTTCCTTGAGAACAATATGGCATTTTAGATTAAATGCATGGATGATTTATCTATGCAACAACAAAAG TATCCGATACTACTACCGGAACCTGTCTCGTCTGCAAGCGCAACAGCAAGTCTGGCTCCATAAGAGAAG GACGGAGAACATGGCTCTTATGTCAACCAATTAA
- the LOC104759154 gene encoding uncharacterized protein LOC104759154 isoform X1, with protein sequence MNFYRRILMAPASLHHWKKVVTAPPPSSGIQNCRIWKVACSIPAAAPFSTGVETSEVTLPPIKSDLCDGASSSAEKAKVAASNMVKRKIFEKLKSLTVETVDLIIREDNKNGLYVGQGDLIGWIKILTNKFRKPENARSSGGWIVRGWYLLLPSLNSMWILLPRLMA encoded by the exons ATGAACTTCTACCGCCGCATTCTGATGGCCCCCGCTTCTCTCCACCACTGGAAGAAGGTTGTTACTGCTCCTCCGCCTTCGAGTGGGATCCAGAACTGTCGTATCTGGAAGGTGGCTTGTTCAATTCCCGCTGCTGCGCCGTTTTCAACTGGCGTGGAGACCTCTGAAGTTACTCTTCCTCCTATCAAGTCTGATCTATGCGACGGTGCCTCTTCTTCTGCTGAGAAGGCGAAGGTGGCAGCAAGTAATATGGTGAAGAGGAAAATCTTTGAGAAGCTGAAGTCTCTTACGGTTGAAACCGTAGATCTCATCATAAGGGAGGACAATAAGAACGGTCTTTACGTCGGTCAGGGGGATCTCATCGGATGGATTAAGATTCTTACTAACAAGTTCCGTAAACCTGAAAACGCGAG ATCTTCCGGTGGATGGATAGTAAGAGGGTGGTATTTACTCCTTCCCAGTTTGAACTCTATGTGGATCTTATTGCCAAGGTTGATGGCTTAG